GCGGTCATCGACCAACGTCTCCATTTTGACAGTGGTGTACTGTTTCCGTCTTTGAGTAGACTTATTGtaagtaaattatatatttaattagttaaaaaaacctatatgatattaaaaatcatcaaaacgAGCATGGCCTTACAAATCCGTAAAATGCCAATTTTGCATACCAAAGTATAACCCTTTTGCATTTACAATATGAGTATGTGTTGAGAACTGCATACGCACGGAAAAAAATTACCTGTTTGTAAAACTACGTAAATATTCTCCTAAATTCCAGGAACCAGTGTTCTTCAAAGGAGAGAAAGCCTTCAGACCTGACGATGTAGAACGGGTTAAGACTGCCTACGGTTTTGTTGACGCGTTCCTTTCAAAATCTCAGTGGCTGGCTGGTGATAACATGACACTGGCCGATATATGCTGTGTGGCTACCATCAGCACTTTGAATGAAGCTTTTCCTGTAGATGAAAAGGCGTAAGTACATGTGTTTGATATTCAACAACTAGTGTTTATTTCCACTAACTCCTTACTGTTGAGTAATAGGTCTCCCATAACTTGCTCTCATTGTATAACGGTAACTCTATGCGCCAATCTACAAAATTATCTAGTAGCTCTTAGGCTGTCTAATTATCACAgcccaaaaattaaaataaaaaaataccgaaATTAAGCAGTTATGTATTAAGTGTATATAATGAACTTTTCTTTCTAGATATCCAAAACTATCTGCTTGGTTCAATCGCCTCAAACAACAGGAGTTCTATAAGAAACGCAATGAACCTGGTTTGGCGCAAATCCGTGC
The Helicoverpa zea isolate HzStark_Cry1AcR chromosome 13, ilHelZeax1.1, whole genome shotgun sequence DNA segment above includes these coding regions:
- the LOC124635480 gene encoding glutathione S-transferase 1-like, which encodes MVLTIYKMDRSPPVRAVFMTIEVLKIPNVQYVDVNLLESEHLKGDYLKMNPQHTVPVMKDDDFSIWDSHAIAAYLVTKYGKNSSLYPTDLKKRAVIDQRLHFDSGVLFPSLSRLIEPVFFKGEKAFRPDDVERVKTAYGFVDAFLSKSQWLAGDNMTLADICCVATISTLNEAFPVDEKAYPKLSAWFNRLKQQEFYKKRNEPGLAQIRAINQKMLSG